TTTCCGGCCTCAGGCTTTGCGGTGCAGGCTATGTTTAAACGCGCTGCCGATACGCCTTACGAGCGACACCAGCTGCGCTGGATGCGGATCATGTTCTGGGTAGTGCTCATTTTGTTTTCTATTGTAAAAACAAAAATTGTGCACTACAGTTCGCTCTGCTATTTTCCCCTTACCTGGCTGGCGGCCTACAGTCTTTACAAACTGCTTGGCGGCCAGTTTGCGCTGAAACGCTGGGTGCTGGTGCTGGTGGCGGTGCCGGGTCTGCTGCTGAGTGCGGCGCTGGCGGTATTGCCTTTTATCGACAAGTTTAAGGCCGCGCTGCTTGAATCGGGTTCGGTGCGCGATGCGTTTGCGACGGGCAATTTACAGGCCGACGGTGGCTGGACGGGTGTGGAGTTTCTGGCCGGGGTGTTGCTGTTTATCTGCCTTGTGGCTGCGCTGGTACTTATGCGCCGCCGTATGCAAACAGCGGTGTATCTGCTTTTTGGCAGTACGTTGCTGGTTACGGCTTTGGCGGCAGCTTTGTTTGCGCCCCGCGTCGAAAAATACTCGCAGGATGCGGCCGTGCAATTCTGGAAAAGCAAAGCCGGGCAGGATGTGTATGTAGAAACAATCGGCTATAAAAGCTTTGCCCATTACTTCTATGCACAAACAAAGCCTGCCGTAAAAAATAATCCGGCTTACCTGAAATGGCGAAACAGTGTGGAACGCCCGCTTCCCGCAGGCAAATCACGTTCTGAATTCGAAACCGAACTCCAGCGCGAATGGATGCTGAAAGGCGATATTGACCGGCCGGCATTTTTCGTGTGCAAAATTACCCGCGAAGAAGAAGTGAAAACCTATTACCCCTGGCTCATCAAAACCAACACCAAAAACGGTTTTGTATTCTGGATGCGCGATCCAGCCGTACCGGTTAAATAGTCTTGTACATTTCCGATTTCATCATTCCCCACTTGTTCAGCCGGTGTTTGAGCGATACGCCCAGACAACCAAAACCATATTTCAGGCTTCGGCGGAAATTAATGGAGGAGGCTTCCTCAAAATACTTGGTTGGACAGGTAATCTCGGCAATTTCATAACCTGCATACACCACCTGCGAAAGCATCTGGTTATCGAACACAAAATCGTCGGAATTGGCGTCGAGATTGAGTTTCTTCAGCACCTCGCCCGAAAAGGCACGGTAGCCGGTGTGGTATTCCGAAAGCTTCTGATTAATAAGTACGTTTTGCGCAAACGTGAGGCAGCGGTTAAAAATGTACTTATACATGGGCATTCCGCCGCGCAAAGCACCTTTGCCCAAAATACGCGAGCCAAGTACAACAGGATACACCTCATTGGCAATAAGATAAGCCATGGAGTGAATGAGCTTGGGCGTATATTGATAGTCGGGATGCAGCATAATAACAATGTCTGCACCCAATGAAACGGCTTTGTTGTAGCAGGTTTTCTGGTTGCCGCCGTAGCCACGGTTTTTTTCGTGACGGATGACATGATTGATGCCGATTTCGCGGGCCAGCTCTGAAGTCCGGTCTTTACTGGCATCATCCACAAGCACCACTTCATCCACAATATCAAACGGAATTTCGTCATACGTGCGGCGCAGGGTGAGTTCGGCATTATAGGCCGGGAGCACAATTACCAGTTTCTTACCTAAAATCATGGCGCAAAGATAATTTTGTTTGGCAAACCCGGAACCGCAACCGCCATCAAAAAAAAGCGCCGGTTTCTTAACGAAACCAGCGCCGGTATGATTTGCAGTGTAAATCAGAACTTGTATGCTAGACCCACACTCAGGTAAGAAATACCGTAACCGAGTTCACCCTGAAGGGCAAATTTTTCGGAAAGGAAATAACGTGCACCAAGGAAAGATGACCAGCCCACACTGCTGCCGTAGTTGTTTGATGAATAGTCAAAAGCGGGATCATTATCTTTATAGGTGTAGCCTACATTGTTAAAGCCAATCATAATACCACCATAAAGATCCCACTTTTCGAGGTTGAGGCCATCGAGTTCCTGTAAGTGCCAGGCAGCACGAACGCCAAAAATGGTGTAACGCCAGTTTTGCTCGTAATAAAAGCCGTTGGGATAGTTATAACGGTAACTGAAGCCTTTGTAACCAAGATAGCCTCCAAGGCTCAGCACACCAGGTCCGAGCTGGGCAATGCCACGCTCGTATTGCAGGTTAAAAGCCGGTGTTTGACGGGCTGAATTAAATCCCCAACTGCTGCCCACACCAACACCCAGGCTTACCACGTTTGTACCAACCTCGTAAGGAGATGCCTGAGCGTGAAGCAGGGTGCCCAAAGCAAGCATAAAAATTGTAACAACTGTTTTCATGGTTTTCTTTTGAATGACGCGAAAAACCTAATGTTTAGGCGCTTCCGCAGTGTTAATTTTGCCGCAAATGTAATCACACAAAGCAAGTAAACAAACAAATTTTAATGCTGCTGACAACAGTTTGTCAACAGCAAATAAAAGATGAATGCACTGAATGGATTCAGTAGCCTAAAGCGGCGTATTTTTGCAAAATGAATTTTAAGCTCATTTCTGAATACAAGCCCACCGGCGATCAGCCTGAAGCCATCAGGCAGCTTGCCGAAGGGATAAACAACGGTACTCCCTGCCAAACCCTGCTTGGTGTTACCGGCTCGGGCAAAACGTTTACCATTGCCAATGTAATTCAGCAGGTGCAGCGCCCCACGCTTATTCTCAGCCACAATAAAACACTGGCCGCCCAGCTTTACAGCGAATTCAGGTCTTTTTTCCCGGATAATGCGGTGGAATACTTCGTTTCCTATTACGACTATTACCAGCCCGAAGCCTACATTGCTTCTTCCGATACATACATTGAAAAAGACCTTTCCATAAACGAAGAAATTGAAAAGCTGCGCCTTTCTACCACCTCTGCCCTGCTCTCCGGACGCAGGGATGTAGTGGTGATTTCGTCGGTTTCCTGCATTTATGGTATTGGCAATCCCGATGAGTTCTCGCAAAACGTAATCAAAATAAAAAAAGGACAGACCATAAGCCGCAATAAATTTCTGCATCAGCTTGTGGGGTCCCTGTATTCACGCACGGAAGGCGATTTTTTCAGGGGAAACTTCAGGGTGAAGGGCGATACGGTGGATGTGTATCTGGCTTATGCCGATTATGCTGTACGTGTGTATTTCTGGGGCGATGAAATTGAGGAAATTGAATCGTTTGAAACTTCTACCGGACGGGTAATTGAGAAGTTTGAAGACATGAATATTTATCCTGCAAATATTTTTGTGACTTCGCAGGATACCATGAAAGGCGCAATCCGCAGCATTCAGGACGATCTGGTGAAGCAGGTGGAATACTTCAAATCAATAGGCAAAAACCTGGAAGCCAAGCGCCTCGAAGACCGCGTAACCTATGATATGGAAATGATGCGCGAACTGGGTTACTGTTCGGGAATCGAAAACTACTCGCGCTATTTCGACGGACGCGCAACCGGTTCCCGACCGTTTTGCCTGCTTGATTATTTCCCCGATGATTTCCTGATGGTAATTGACGAAAGCCATGTTACCGTTGGGCAGATACGCGCCATGTACGGCGGCGACCGCTCACGCAAGGAGGCGCTGGTGGAATTTGGTTTCCGCCTGCCGGCTGCCATGGATAACCGTCCGCTGAAATTTGATGAGTTTGAAACCATGATTCCGCAGCTTATCTGTGTAAGCGCCACTCCGGCGGAATATGAGCTTCAAAAATCGGAAGGCGTGGTGGTGGAACAGCTTATTCGCCCCACCGGTTTGCTGGATCCGATTATTGAAGTGCGGCCGAGCGATAAACAGGTGGACGATTTGCTGGATGAAATTGAAAAAGTGGTGGCGCGCGATGAGCGCGTACTGGTAACCACGCTTACCAAACGCATGGCCGAGGAATTGACCAAGTACTTCATCAACCTCGGCATTCGCAGCCGGTACATACACTCCGACGTGGATACGCTGGAACGGGTGGAAATTATGACCGACCTGCGCAAAGGCATGTTTGATGTGCTGGTAGGCATTAACCTGCTGCGCGAAGGACTTGATTTGCCCGAAGTATCGCTGGTGGCTATTATGGATGCCGACAAGGAAGGCTTTCTGCGCTCCGAACGCTCGCTGGTGCAAACCGTGGGGCGCGCGGCGCGTAACGTAAACGGCCGGGTAATTATGTATGCCGACAGAATTACCGACTCGATGCAAAAGACCATTGATGAAACCGAGCGTCGTCGTAAAAAGCAGATTGAATACAACTTTGAGCACGGCATTACGCCTACGCAAATTGTAAAAGACAAAGATTCGCTGGCCATGGTGCTCGAAAAAACGCGCGGTAAAAACGACAAACGCAAAGCGGCAGAAAAAGAAGGACCAAAACCGTATATCGAACCCGAAACCACTTCGACACTTGCCGCCGAGCCCGTGGTGCTTTACATGACCAACGAGCAGCTTGAAAAAGCCATTGGCAAAACACGCCGTGCCATGGAAACCGCCGCTAAGGAAATGGACTTTATGGAAGCCGCCCGCCTGCGCGATGAAATGTTTGCATTGGAACGGGCCCTGAAAGAACGTTCGCAGAAGTAACATCAAAATTATATTTATCTCTCACAAAGGCCGTTCGTAACGGCTTTTGTGCATTTACCACCTGATCTGTTTTCCTCGCAGGCGGAATTGTATCTTGCACATTCTTTCACCTGCTCACGGTTCCGATTATGAAACGTCTTTTTGCCTTGCTCTTGCTGACTGCAATTGTGTTGCCTTCTGCAGCTCAAAAAAACAATCAGCCCCCCGCCGCCCCCGAGCCCAAACCCACACCAGCCGCCGAACGCATGGCTGCGCTCGAAAAGCGGAAAGCAGCCGAACAACGCTCGCTGGTAAGCAACATTGCTTTTACCAACATAGGCCCCACCATTATGAGC
The Bacteroidota bacterium genome window above contains:
- a CDS encoding glycosyltransferase family 39 protein: MRNLPVISLLIVALSLALVVPFLGHSQLFDWDEINFAECAREMIVTGDYTTVQINFEPFWEKPPLFIWMQVLCMKMFGVNEFAARLPNAIGGIVTLLVLWRLGRRHFDRRFAALWVLAYAGSLLPQFYFHSGIIDPWFNLFIFLSIYQFLEYTSRFSESAAHKLWDRNIMLSALFMGLAVLTKGPVALLVFGLCFVVYRLINRRRIMSWPHFMVYAGITALVAGSWFAMLAVRGGGHLVLEFILYQIRLFSTEDAGHGGNFFYHWIVLLAGCFPASGFAVQAMFKRAADTPYERHQLRWMRIMFWVVLILFSIVKTKIVHYSSLCYFPLTWLAAYSLYKLLGGQFALKRWVLVLVAVPGLLLSAALAVLPFIDKFKAALLESGSVRDAFATGNLQADGGWTGVEFLAGVLLFICLVAALVLMRRRMQTAVYLLFGSTLLVTALAAALFAPRVEKYSQDAAVQFWKSKAGQDVYVETIGYKSFAHYFYAQTKPAVKNNPAYLKWRNSVERPLPAGKSRSEFETELQREWMLKGDIDRPAFFVCKITREEEVKTYYPWLIKTNTKNGFVFWMRDPAVPVK
- a CDS encoding glycosyltransferase family 2 protein encodes the protein MILGKKLVIVLPAYNAELTLRRTYDEIPFDIVDEVVLVDDASKDRTSELAREIGINHVIRHEKNRGYGGNQKTCYNKAVSLGADIVIMLHPDYQYTPKLIHSMAYLIANEVYPVVLGSRILGKGALRGGMPMYKYIFNRCLTFAQNVLINQKLSEYHTGYRAFSGEVLKKLNLDANSDDFVFDNQMLSQVVYAGYEIAEITCPTKYFEEASSINFRRSLKYGFGCLGVSLKHRLNKWGMMKSEMYKTI
- the uvrB gene encoding excinuclease ABC subunit UvrB, translating into MNFKLISEYKPTGDQPEAIRQLAEGINNGTPCQTLLGVTGSGKTFTIANVIQQVQRPTLILSHNKTLAAQLYSEFRSFFPDNAVEYFVSYYDYYQPEAYIASSDTYIEKDLSINEEIEKLRLSTTSALLSGRRDVVVISSVSCIYGIGNPDEFSQNVIKIKKGQTISRNKFLHQLVGSLYSRTEGDFFRGNFRVKGDTVDVYLAYADYAVRVYFWGDEIEEIESFETSTGRVIEKFEDMNIYPANIFVTSQDTMKGAIRSIQDDLVKQVEYFKSIGKNLEAKRLEDRVTYDMEMMRELGYCSGIENYSRYFDGRATGSRPFCLLDYFPDDFLMVIDESHVTVGQIRAMYGGDRSRKEALVEFGFRLPAAMDNRPLKFDEFETMIPQLICVSATPAEYELQKSEGVVVEQLIRPTGLLDPIIEVRPSDKQVDDLLDEIEKVVARDERVLVTTLTKRMAEELTKYFINLGIRSRYIHSDVDTLERVEIMTDLRKGMFDVLVGINLLREGLDLPEVSLVAIMDADKEGFLRSERSLVQTVGRAARNVNGRVIMYADRITDSMQKTIDETERRRKKQIEYNFEHGITPTQIVKDKDSLAMVLEKTRGKNDKRKAAEKEGPKPYIEPETTSTLAAEPVVLYMTNEQLEKAIGKTRRAMETAAKEMDFMEAARLRDEMFALERALKERSQK